The segment GCCGAGCAGGCCGTCGCCGGCCGGGTCGGCCATGGTGAACGCCGCGCCCGTGCCCCGGCGCCGGCCCTCGGCAGCGCGGCGGACGAACTCGACGGCGTGGTGCTCGTCGTACGGCGACGGCACCGTGGTCCACCGGCTGATCTCCGGGTCCTGGCAGGCGGCCACGATGGCGGGGACGTCGCCCTCCCGGACCGGGCGGAGGCGGACGACGGCGTCCTCGACCACGTCGTCCCGCCACCCCGAGCCGGGGACGTCGAGCTCCCGGTCGAGGGCGGCCGCGCCCTCCTCCTCGACCTCGCCGGGGGCGAGGACGACGAGGCGGTGGTCGAGCGCGCCGATCGCCGGCCGCCACGTGGCGCCGTACTCGGCCTCGTCGCCCGGCCCGCCGGCGACGGCGACGTCCAGGCCGGCGGCGACCAGCTCGACGGCCGCCGCGCAGGTCGCCGCCACGGCGGCCGCCCGCGGGTCGGTCCCCCCGTCGCCGGGCACGAGCCGGCAGGCCAGGCGGGCGGCGTCGAGCCACGCCGCGCCGGGGCGGCGCCTGGCCCAGGCCTGCGCGACCGCGCCGGCGGCCACCGGGTCGCCGGCGAGCAGCAGCAGTCGGGCCATGCCCAAGTGTGGCGGACCGGCCGCGCCCGGTCAGCCCGCCGTGCCGGTGACGAGCGCGAGCAGCTGGCGCAGCATGGCCGCGGTCGCCCCCCACACGGTGTCGCCGACCAGCTCGAAGAACCAGATGGGCCGGTCCAGGCCGGCGGCCACCCACCGCTCCTCCCGGAACACGCCCTCGGCCAGCAGCTCCTCCAGCGGCACGAACAGCACGGCCTCCACCTCGCCGGGGTTGGGCCGCACCTCCGGCCGCCCGGGCAGCACGCCGACGAGGGGCACGATGGCCGTCGCGCTGGAAATCGTCGTCAGGTGGTCGAGCTCGCCCACGACCTCGACGGCCGACGGCGGCAGCCCGATCTCCTCCTCGGTCTCCCGCAGCGCCGTGGTGCGCGGGTCCTCGCCCGGGTGGCCGCGGCCGCCAGGGAAGCTGACCTCGCCCTTGTGCGAGCGCAGGTGCTGGGCCCGGCGGGTGAGCACCACGTGGGCGGCACCGCCCTCGTCGTAGAGGGGGACGAGCACGGCCGAGTGGGGCGCGCCCGGCTCGTCCGGGGCGAGCGGGGTGGGCCGGCCGGCGCCGGCGACGGCCAGCCCCCGGCGGACGCGGGCGACGTCGACCCGGCGGTCCTCGGCCGGCAGGTGGGCCCACGGGGCCGGGCGGCCGGCCCTGGCCCCGACCGGTCGGGGGATGACCTGGCGCCCTCCCCGCACCCCGCGAGGGGCCGGCCGGGGGTCAGCCGGCGCCGGCGCCACCAGAGCCGGTGATCGCCGCCGACCGGGCCGCCTCTTCCTGGGCCGCCACGAGGTTGTCGAGCAGCTCGCGCATCCCGGCCGTCTTCAGGCTGGCGAGGACCCGGCCGGGGGTCGACTCGCCGCGCTCCCATTCCATCCACGTGGAGAGCAGGGCCCGGGGGTCGGGCGGCGGTCGGTCCATGGCGCCGAGCCTACCGGCGTGCCCCCGGCGACCAGGAGCGGCGCCGCTCCGCATCGGGCACCGGCGCGCGCTCGTCCAGGAGCGGCGCGGTCCCCGGCGACGAGGACGCTGCGGCGGCGGCGCCGGCCCGCGGGGAGCGGCTCGGCGGCGGCAACGGGGACCTGCGGCGCCACCGGCCCGCCGGGAAGGTGCCCCGCGAACACGTGGCGCCGGCTCGACCGGCCGGCGGGGCTAGCTGCCCCGCCCGGTCTTGTCCTGGAGCTCGTCGATGCGCTTGGACGCCTCGGCCGTGGTGAGCTCGTCGTCGAACTCCTCGCCCGCCTCGCGGGTGAGGGTCTGGAGGTAGGAGGCCTGCGGGCCGGTCATCGGCTCGTCGCCGGTGACCCACTCCTCCGGGTCCTTCTCGGGGGTTCCCTGCACGTTCGCCATGAGGCCGGCATACCCGAACGCTCGTTCGGACATGCCGGCCTCGTGGACGGTCGTTCGGTTCGGCGACCGAGGTCGCTACATCATCCCCATGCCGCCCATCCCGGCGCCGGGGGCGCCGGCGGCGGCGGGCTGCTCCTTCTCGGGCTTGTCGGCCACGAGGCACTCGGTCGTCAGCAGCAGGCCGGCGATCGAGGCGGCGTTCTGCAGGGCGGCCCTGGTGACCTTGGCCGGGTCGAGGACGCCGGCCTTGAGCAGGTCCTCGAACTGGCCGGTCTGGGCGTTGAAGCCGACGTTGCCGCTCTCGGCCTCGACCCGCTGGACGACGAGGGCGCCCTCGAAGCCGGCGTTGGTGGCGATGAGCCGGGCCGGCGCCTGGAGGGCCGACCAGACGATGCGCACGCCGGTGGCCTCGTCGCCGTCGGCGTCCACGGCCGCCTTCTCGACGGCGGGGCGGGCCCGCAGCAGGGCGGTGCCGCCGCCGGCGACGACGCCCTCCTCGATGGCCGCCCTGGTCGCGGAGAGGGCGTCCTCGATGCGGTGCTTCTTCTCCTTGAGCTCGACCTCGGTGGCCGCCCCGACCTTGACCACGGCGACGCCGCCGGCCAGCTTGGCCAGCCGCTCCTGGAGCTTCTCGCGGTCCCAGTCGGAGTCGGTCTCCTCGATCTCCCGCTTGATCTGCGCGATGCGGCCCTTGACGTCCGCCTCGCTGCCGCCGCCCTCGACGATCGTCGTCGCGTCCTTGGTGACGACCACCTTGCGGGCCCGGCCGAGCAGGTCGAGCGTGGTGTTCTCGAGCTTGAGGCCGACCTCCTCGGAGATGACCTGGCCGCCGGTGAGGACGGCCATGTCGGCCAGCATCGCCTTGCGCCGCTCGCCGAAGCCCGGCGCCTTGACGGCGACCGAGTTGAACGTGCCCCTGATCTTGTTGACGACCAGGGTGGCGAGGGCCTCGCCCTCGACGTCCTCGGCCACGAGGAGCAGCGGCCGGCCGGTCTGCATGACCCGCTCGAGGACCGGCAGCAGGTCCTGCACCGAGCTGATCTTGCCGTTCACGAACAGCAGGAACGGGTCCTCGAGGATCGCCTCCTGCCGCTCCTGGTCGGTGACGAAGTACGGCGACAGGAAGCCCTTGTCGAACTGCATGCCCTCGGTGAAGTCGAGCTCCATGCCGAAGGTGTTCGACTCCTCGACGGTGACGACGCCGTCCTTGCCGACCTTGTCGATGGCGTCGGCGATGACCGAGCCGATCGACGGGTCGGCCGCGGAGATGGCGGCCACCTGGGCGATCTCCGACTTCTCGTCGATGTCGCGGGCCAGGCCGGCCAGCGCCTCGACGGCGGCCTGCACGCCGCGCTCGACGCCCCGCTTCAGCGCCGCCGGGTTGGCGCCGGCGGCGACGTTGCGGAGGCCCTCGCGGACCAGCGCCTGGGCCAGCACGGTGGCGGTGGTGGTGCCGTCACCGGCGACGTCGTTGGTCTTCGTCGCCACTTCCTTGACCAGCTGGGCGCCCATGTTCTCGAACGGGTCGTCCAGCTCGACCTCGCGGGCGATCGACACGCCGTCGTTGGTGATGGTCGGCGCCCCGAACTTCTTCTCGAGGACGACGTTGCGGCCCTTCGGCCCGAGGGTGACCTTGACCGAGTCGGCCAACTTGTTCACCCCGGCCTCGAGGGCGCGCCGCGCCTCCTCGTCGTACTTCAGGATCTTCGCCATGGCCTCCCTACTTCTTCAGGATGGCCAGGACGTCCCGGGCCGACAGGATCAGCAGGTCCTCGCCCTCGACGGTGATCTCGGTGCCGCCGTACTTGCTGTAGACGACCGTGTCGCCGACCTTCACGTCGAGCGGGATCACCTCGCCGGTCTGCTCCGACCGCTTGCCCGGGCCGACCGCGAGGACCTCGCCCTGCTGCGGCTTCTCCTTGGCGGTGTCCGGGATCACCAGGCCGCTGGCGGTGGTCTCCTCCGACTCGCCGGGGCGGACGACGATGCGATCGTCGAGGGGCTGAAGGTTCATTCGGTACGGCCTCCCAGGAGGTGGTTAGCACTCTCGCCTTGCGACTGCTAACGATAGGCGCCGCAGGTGACGGGCGGCAACCCGGCTCGGCGCCGGCGGCTGCCACGCTGTCGCCGTGCTCCACGTCCGCATCATCACGCCGCCGTCCGACCGCGACGCCGTGCTCGGCGTCCTCGGCCGCGAACCGGGCGTGTGCAACGTGGTCGTGCTGCCCGGCGCGGCCGTCGACCCGGCCGGCGACCTCGTCTCTGCGACGTGGCCAGGGAGGACGCCAGCGCCGTCCTCCGGGCCCTGAGCGACCTCGGGCTCGAGCGCAGCGGGTCGATCGCCGCCGAGGAGATCGACCTCGCCCTGTCCGAGCGGGCCGACGCGGCCGAGCGGGCGGCGCCGGGCGACCCGGCCGACGCCGTCGTGTGGGAGCAGATCGAGGCCCGCACCGGCGCGGAGGCCCGGCTGTCGTGGACGTTCCTCGTCTTCCTCGTCGTCGCCTGCCTGATCGCCGCCGCCGGGGTCCTCCTCGACTCGGCCGTGCTCATCGTCGGGGCCATGGTCGTCGGCCCCGAGTTCGGCCCGGTCGCCGGCCTCTGCGTCGCCATCGGCGCCCGCGCCCCGCACCACGCCCGCCGGTCGCTCGTCGCCCTCGCCGTCGGCTTCCCGGTCGCCATCGCCGCCGCCGCCGCCGGCACCCTCCTCGCCAGGGCGGCCGGCCTCGTGCCCGACGGGTTCGCGGCCGCCGAGCGGCCGCTCACCGGGTTCGTCGCCACCGTCGACGCCATCTCCCTCGTCGTCGCCCTGCTCGCCGGCGCGGCCGGGATCCTCTCGCTGACGTCCGGGCGGTCGGGCACGCTCGTGGGCGTCCTCATCTCGGTCACCACCGTCCCGGCCGCCGCGGACGTCGGCGTGTCGGCGGCGGTGGCCGACTGGTCCGAGGCGGTCGGCGCCGGCGCCCAGCTGGCCGGCAACCTCGTCGCCCTCGTGGCCGGCGGCACGCTCACCCTGCTCGTGCAGCGCCGGGGCCGGGCCAGGGCCCGGCTACACCAGGGGTAGCGACAGGTTCGGCAGGGCGCCGGCGTCGAGCGGGGTCGGGCCGTCGGAGCGCAGGCGGTACCAGGCGGCCGCGGCCACCATCGCCGCGTTGTCCGTGCACATCGACCGGCTGGGCAGGAACCCCCGCACCCCCTCCTCGGCGCAGGCGTCGAGGAAGCGCTCCCGCAGGAGCGAGTTGGCGGCGACCCCGCCGGCGAGGCACATGCCCTTCGCCTCGATGGACCGGGCGGCCCGCCTGGTCTTCGCCACCAGCACGTCGACGACGGCCTGCTGGAACGAGGCGGCGACGTCGGGCGTGGACGCCTCGGGGTGGCGGCGGACGTAGTTGACCACCGACGTCTTCAGCCCGCTGAAGGAGAAGTCGTAGCCGTCGTCCAGCATGGGCCGGGGGAAGGCGATGGCCGTCGGGTCGCCCTCCATGGAGATGCGGTCGATCACGGGACCGCCCGGGTAGCCGAGGCCGAGGAAGCGGGCGACCTTGTCGAAGGCCTCGCCGGCGGCGTCGTCGAGGGTCGACCCGAGGAGCTCGTACTTCCCGTGGTCGCGCATGGCGACGAGCATCGTGTGGCCGCCGGACACGAGCAGCACGACGAGCGGCGGCTCGAGGTCGGGCTCCTCGAGCAGGGCGGCGTACAGGTGGGCCTCCAGGTGGTTCACGCCGACGAAGGGCACGTCCCACACGAGGGCGAGCGACTTCGCCGCGCTGACCCCGACGAGCAGGGACCCGATCAGGCCGGGGCCGACGGTCGCGGCCACCGCTCGGATGTCGTCGCCGGTGACGCCGGCCTCGACCAGCGCCTCGGCCACGACCGGGGTCAGCAGCTCGACGTGGGCCCGGCTGGCCACCTCGGGGACGACCCCGCCGAAGCGGGCGTGCAGGTCGACCTGGCTGCTGACCACCGACGACAGGACCCGGTTCGGGCCCTGGAGGACGGCGGCGGCCGTCTCGTCGCAGGACGTCTCGATGGCGAGCACGCAGTCGGTGGCCTCGAGCATCGTCACCTCTCCACCTCCACGGTGCGACCGGGGACGCCGGCCTCGATCTCGTCCAGCCGGGCGGCGTACCCGTCGGTCGCCACGTCGTTGGCCCACATGATCAGCGCGTCCTCGTTGGTCTCGGTGTAGTAGCCCTTGCGGATGCCGGCGGGCGCGAACCCGAAGCGCCGGTACAGCGCCTGCGCGCCGGTGTTGCCCACCCGCACCTCCAGGGTCAGGTTCTGGGCGCCCCTCGCCACCGCCGCCCTGGCCAGGGCGAGCAGCAGCCGGGTCCCGATCTTGTGGCGGTGCCAGCGGGGGTCGACGGCGATCGTCGTCACGTGCCCGTCGCCGACGACGAGCATCACGCCGGCGTAGCCGACGACGGCCCCGTCGACCCGGGCGACCAGGTACACCCGGCTCGACCGGAGGGCCAGCTCCGACACGAACAGCCCGTAGGACCAGGGCCGGGGGTAGACCTGGGACTCGATGCGCAGCACCGACCGGAGGTGCCGGCGGCGCATCGGCGCGATCTCGACGGCGAGCTCGCCGGGCGCCGGCGCCGGCATCGGCGCGGCGCTCACGGCGCGCCCTCCCGAACCGCCCAGTTGATCTCGGCGTCCGGGGTGCGCAGGTACAGCGGCTGGAGCTCCCAGGGGGGCTGGAACTCCTCGCGCAGCGCCCTCGGGTGGGCCAGCTGCACGAGCGACGAGGCCGACGGGTAGGCGAGGCCCTTGTCGGCGATCTCGACCCGGTCCAGCTCCTCGAACCGGTCGGCGTAGCGGATGGCGCCGTCGCCCACCATCAGCACCTCGTCGCCCGACGCCACCAGCTCGGACACGACGTCCTCGGCGTCGCCCACCTGGTGGGGCGTGACCCGCTGGATGCCGCCCGGCACCTGCCGGTAGAAGGCGTAGAACAGCTCGCCGCGGCGGGCGTCGATGGCCGCGACGATCAGCCGGTTCGTGAACCGGACGGGGAAGGCCAGCAGGTCGAGGCTCGGCACCCCGATCATCGGGACCGACAGGGCCGACGCCAGCGCCTTCGCCGCCGCCACCCCCACCCGGAGGCCGGTGAACAGGCCGGGGCCGAGGTCGACGGCGACCACGCTGATCTCCGACAGCTCGACCCTCGCCTGGCGGCGCAGGAAGTCGAC is part of the Acidimicrobiales bacterium genome and harbors:
- the tsaD gene encoding tRNA (adenosine(37)-N6)-threonylcarbamoyltransferase complex transferase subunit TsaD gives rise to the protein MLEATDCVLAIETSCDETAAAVLQGPNRVLSSVVSSQVDLHARFGGVVPEVASRAHVELLTPVVAEALVEAGVTGDDIRAVAATVGPGLIGSLLVGVSAAKSLALVWDVPFVGVNHLEAHLYAALLEEPDLEPPLVVLLVSGGHTMLVAMRDHGKYELLGSTLDDAAGEAFDKVARFLGLGYPGGPVIDRISMEGDPTAIAFPRPMLDDGYDFSFSGLKTSVVNYVRRHPEASTPDVAASFQQAVVDVLVAKTRRAARSIEAKGMCLAGGVAANSLLRERFLDACAEEGVRGFLPSRSMCTDNAAMVAAAAWYRLRSDGPTPLDAGALPNLSLPLV
- the rimI gene encoding ribosomal protein S18-alanine N-acetyltransferase gives rise to the protein MSAAPMPAPAPGELAVEIAPMRRRHLRSVLRIESQVYPRPWSYGLFVSELALRSSRVYLVARVDGAVVGYAGVMLVVGDGHVTTIAVDPRWHRHKIGTRLLLALARAAVARGAQNLTLEVRVGNTGAQALYRRFGFAPAGIRKGYYTETNEDALIMWANDVATDGYAARLDEIEAGVPGRTVEVER
- the tsaB gene encoding tRNA (adenosine(37)-N6)-threonylcarbamoyltransferase complex dimerization subunit type 1 TsaB, translated to MEDAVLILGIDTATVQVSCAIGGHEGVLGCVQSSRGKRHAETLTPAVDFLRRQARVELSEISVVAVDLGPGLFTGLRVGVAAAKALASALSVPMIGVPSLDLLAFPVRFTNRLIVAAIDARRGELFYAFYRQVPGGIQRVTPHQVGDAEDVVSELVASGDEVLMVGDGAIRYADRFEELDRVEIADKGLAYPSASSLVQLAHPRALREEFQPPWELQPLYLRTPDAEINWAVREGAP
- the groES gene encoding co-chaperone GroES, with amino-acid sequence MNLQPLDDRIVVRPGESEETTASGLVIPDTAKEKPQQGEVLAVGPGKRSEQTGEVIPLDVKVGDTVVYSKYGGTEITVEGEDLLILSARDVLAILKK
- a CDS encoding DUF3072 domain-containing protein translates to MSERAFGYAGLMANVQGTPEKDPEEWVTGDEPMTGPQASYLQTLTREAGEEFDDELTTAEASKRIDELQDKTGRGS
- the groL gene encoding chaperonin GroEL (60 kDa chaperone family; promotes refolding of misfolded polypeptides especially under stressful conditions; forms two stacked rings of heptamers to form a barrel-shaped 14mer; ends can be capped by GroES; misfolded proteins enter the barrel where they are refolded when GroES binds), yielding MAKILKYDEEARRALEAGVNKLADSVKVTLGPKGRNVVLEKKFGAPTITNDGVSIAREVELDDPFENMGAQLVKEVATKTNDVAGDGTTTATVLAQALVREGLRNVAAGANPAALKRGVERGVQAAVEALAGLARDIDEKSEIAQVAAISAADPSIGSVIADAIDKVGKDGVVTVEESNTFGMELDFTEGMQFDKGFLSPYFVTDQERQEAILEDPFLLFVNGKISSVQDLLPVLERVMQTGRPLLLVAEDVEGEALATLVVNKIRGTFNSVAVKAPGFGERRKAMLADMAVLTGGQVISEEVGLKLENTTLDLLGRARKVVVTKDATTIVEGGGSEADVKGRIAQIKREIEETDSDWDREKLQERLAKLAGGVAVVKVGAATEVELKEKKHRIEDALSATRAAIEEGVVAGGGTALLRARPAVEKAAVDADGDEATGVRIVWSALQAPARLIATNAGFEGALVVQRVEAESGNVGFNAQTGQFEDLLKAGVLDPAKVTRAALQNAASIAGLLLTTECLVADKPEKEQPAAAGAPGAGMGGMGMM
- a CDS encoding GNAT family N-acetyltransferase; translation: MARLLLLAGDPVAAGAVAQAWARRRPGAAWLDAARLACRLVPGDGGTDPRAAAVAATCAAAVELVAAGLDVAVAGGPGDEAEYGATWRPAIGALDHRLVVLAPGEVEEEGAAALDRELDVPGSGWRDDVVEDAVVRLRPVREGDVPAIVAACQDPEISRWTTVPSPYDEHHAVEFVRRAAEGRRRGTGAAFTMADPAGDGLLGCISVFGVDWTALVGTVGYWVAVGARGRGVARHALGLLSRWSFDRLGLARLQLDVVVGNEASCRVAEAAGYRREGFRRAALPHRDGRADVLGYALLAVDLEEAGRG
- a CDS encoding DUF389 domain-containing protein, producing the protein MAREDASAVLRALSDLGLERSGSIAAEEIDLALSERADAAERAAPGDPADAVVWEQIEARTGAEARLSWTFLVFLVVACLIAAAGVLLDSAVLIVGAMVVGPEFGPVAGLCVAIGARAPHHARRSLVALAVGFPVAIAAAAAGTLLARAAGLVPDGFAAAERPLTGFVATVDAISLVVALLAGAAGILSLTSGRSGTLVGVLISVTTVPAAADVGVSAAVADWSEAVGAGAQLAGNLVALVAGGTLTLLVQRRGRARARLHQG
- a CDS encoding CoA pyrophosphatase, with translation MRGGRQVIPRPVGARAGRPAPWAHLPAEDRRVDVARVRRGLAVAGAGRPTPLAPDEPGAPHSAVLVPLYDEGGAAHVVLTRRAQHLRSHKGEVSFPGGRGHPGEDPRTTALRETEEEIGLPPSAVEVVGELDHLTTISSATAIVPLVGVLPGRPEVRPNPGEVEAVLFVPLEELLAEGVFREERWVAAGLDRPIWFFELVGDTVWGATAAMLRQLLALVTGTAG